One Brassica napus cultivar Da-Ae chromosome C4, Da-Ae, whole genome shotgun sequence genomic region harbors:
- the BNAC04G40010D gene encoding uncharacterized protein BNAC04G40010D has product MQMTEKGRAMWRTCLASAFRTALACTIVGAATLYGPEWILRYVAFPAFSYVTIILIITDATLGDTLRGCWLALYATCQSVAPAIITLKLIGPARLTAGTTALAAALAAFVVVLPNGSTHLVAKRIALGQIVLIYVIGYINGAETDPVMHPLRVAASTALGVIACVLALLVPLPRLATSEVKQSCKGIGQNVTTRVKLYMKAFCAEDAMTAMASVSQARELSRISSKLYQTIKRYQPSMKWERLPFKIWRWQNVNDNKGEKLQSMEIALRGMDMVLASKSPIPARLLAGEVKDDLKNVQERVILSIKRVNNIPQPSVTPETDLQKPDECLQTLQEVPETPQDLPFYFFLFCLRLLETISTAKPEETKVKPEENNKGSVKTKSRSWFSDWDSKKVLPATKLSLSLGLAIFLGSLYSKPNGYWAGLPVAISFAAAREATFKVANVKAQGTVIGTVYGVMGCFVFQRFLTVRFLSLLPWFIFSSFLSKSRMYGQAGGISAAIGAVLILGRKNFGQPRDFAIDRIIETFIGLACSIMVELILQPTRAANVAKLELSRSFHALYGCASLFGAKASKGEIMESQKKLRNHLNLLKKFTEEAQAEPSFWFTPFNASCYEKLFKSLSKLADLLQFSGYAIGFLDEQGRWKSPQCKEILSDIDNDLKSLTQSISLLAKSFEEITLLKSLDALEKALTKNGNTSWDIELGKTPNPSFSCPESEPGKILNTYLQHCRGVSDGIFRADDEEGEEVKVDKSEVVLSLSALGFCVEKMGKETREIEEMVKEVVQSENPSSHVNLHEIFCKIRSLYK; this is encoded by the exons ATGCAAATGACTGAGAAAGGCCGAGCCATGTGGCGCACGTGTCTAGCCTCAGCGTTCCGTACAGCTCTAGCTTGCACAATCGTTGGAGCGGCTACACTCTACGGACCTGAATGGATCCTCCGCTACGTGGCATTCCCGGCGTTTTCTTACGTCACGATCATTCTAATCATCACCGATGCTACGCTCGGCGACACGCTACGTGGCTGCTGGCTAGCTCTTTACGCCACATGTCAGAGCGTTGCCCCCGCTATCATTACACTAAAGCTTATTGGACCAGCTCGGCTCACGGCGGGAACTACTGCTCTAGCCGCCGCTCTAGCAGCGTTTGTTGTGGTGCTACCAAATGGTTCGACCCATTTGGTGGCTAAGCGGATCGCACTTGGCCAGATTGTTCTTATTTATGTTATTGGTTATATAAATGGAGCTGAGACTGATCCAGTCATGCACCCTCTTCGAGTTGCAGCTAGCACCGCGCTTGGTGTTATTGCTTGCGTTCTTGCACTTCTCGTTCCACTTCCTCGTTTAGCTACTAGCGAG GTGAAACAAAGCTGCAAAGGGATTGGTCAAAATGTAACAACGCGAGTGAAGTTGTACATGAAAGCTTTTTGTGCCGAGGATGCCATGACAGCAATGGCTTCTGTGTCACAGGCTCGAGAGCTGTCTCGTATTTCCTCCAAGCTTTATCAAACCATCAAACGCTACCAA CCAAGCATGAAATGGGAGAGGCTTCCATTTAAGATATGGAGATGGCAAAACGTGAACGATAACAAAGGAGAGAAACTACAAAGCATGGAGATTGCTCTTAGAGGAATGGACATGGTACTAGCAAGCAAGTCTCCTATTCCTGCGAGATTGCTTGCGGGAGAAGTAAAAGACGATCTCAAGAACGTACAAGAACGTGTGATCCTCTCTATCAAACGAGTAAACAACATCCCCCAACCGTCAGTAACTCCAGAAACCGATCTACAAAAGCCCGATGAGTGCCTTCAAACACTTCAGGAAGTCCCGGAAACACCTCAAGATTTACCCTTCTACTTCTTCTTGTTCTGCCTCAGGCTCCTCGAAACCATCTCAACGGCTAAACCGGAGGAGACCAAAGTAAAACCGGAGGAGAACAACAAGGGCTCAGTCAAAACCAAGAGTAGGTCTTGGTTTAGTGATTGGGACAGCAAGAAGGTTCTGCCGGCTACGAAGCTATCACTTTCCCTAGGTTTAGCGATTTTTCTAGGGTCATTGTATAGTAAACCAAACGGTTATTGGGCTGGTTTACCGGTAGCGATTAGCTTCGCGGCAGCAAGAGAGGCGACTTTTAAAGTGGCGAACGTGAAGGCACAAGGGACAGTGATAGGGACAGTGTATGGAGTGATGGGCTGTTTTGTGTTTCAGAGGTTCTTGACGGTTAGGTTCCTTTCTTTACTTCCGTGGTTTATCTTCTCTAGCTTCTTGAGCAAGAGCCGGATGTACGGACAAGCCGGAGGGATATCGGCGGCGATCGGAGCCGTTTTGATTCTAGGAAGGAAGAATTTCGGACAGCCAAGGGACTTTGCTATCGACAGAATCATCGAGACTTTTATAGGGTTAGCTTGTTCCATCATGGTGGAGCTGATCTTGCAGCCCACGCGAGCCGCTAACGTCGCGAAACTTGAGCTCTCTCGAAGCTTCCACGCTTTGTACGGATGTGCAAGCTTGTTTGGAGCTAAAGCAAGCAAAGGAGAGATAATGGAGAGCCAAAAGAAGCTGAGAAACCATCTAAACTTGCTCAAGAAGTTTACGGAAGAAGCACAAGCAGAGCCGAGCTTCTGGTTTACGCCTTTTAACGCTTCTTGCTACGAGAAGCTGTTCAAATCGTTGTCTAAATTGGCTGATCTATTGCAATTCAGCGGTTACGCGATAGGGTTTCTTGACGAGCAAGGAAGGTGGAAATCACCGCAGTGCAAGGAGATTCTTAGCGACATAGACAACGATCTCAAGAGTCTAACGCAAAGTATAAGTCTTCTAGCAAAATCTTTCGAGGAAATCACTCTTCTCAAATCACTAGACGCCCTTGAAAAGGCGCTCACCAAGAACGGCAACACTTCGTGGGACATTGAGCTGGGGAAGACACCAAACCCTAGTTTCTCATGCCCCGAGAGCGAGCCAGGGAAGATTCTAAATACGTATCTCCAGCATTGCAGAGGAGTCTCGGATGGTATATTCCGTGctgatgatgaagaaggagaagaggttAAAGTGGACAAAAGTGAGGTTGTGTTGAGTTTGAGTGCATTAGGGTTTTGTGTGGAGAAAATGGGGAAAGAAACAAGAGAGATTGAGGAGATGGTGAAAGAGGTTGTGCAATCAGAGAATCCTTCAAGCCACGTAAACTTGCATGAGATCTTTTGCAAAATACGTTCTTTATACAAATAA